In Deltaproteobacteria bacterium, the genomic window AGGTCTCGTCGGTCACTGGGACTATCCGTATCTTCGGATCATAAGGATTGAGAAGAATCCTGGAAAGTGTGAAGATCGACTCATAGAGGAGGAGGGTGAGGAGAAAGAGGAACACGAATAGATAGAGCTGGCCCTGAACTCCAAGAAGGTTGAGGACAAAGATCGCCCCCACCAAGAGAGCACCATAGGGGCTCACCCGGATTACCACAGTGACGGCTGCCTCGTAGATCCTTGCCCTGCCTGTCCGCTCCTTACCCGCCAAGAGCTTCTTTGAAAGGGCAGAGGTGAACCGTCTGACCAGCAGGATGATGAGAAGGGCCAACGCGATCCCGGCGCCAAGGACGACGATCGTCTCGTAGAGTACCGCCCTGTTCTCCTCTGCTGAGAGATAAGCCATGGCGCGTTCCACCCCCTGGGGCATCCGGCGGGCGAGATCGAAGAGACCGTGGAAAAAACGGGAGGCCTCACGGGTCATCTGACCGTATTCCATGATAACCGTCTCGACGATGTTGGAGGCCTTCCTCTCGCGGGTCTGCTCTTCTGCCTGGATCTTTTGAGACTCTGCCAGGATCTTCAACTGCTTGATCAGGGCTTCCCGCTTCTCCCGTGTCTCAAGGGTCTCTATAAGGGCCTTCAGGTTCTCCGGGGAGATCTGGAGGCCCTCTGCTGTCTGCTGTTGCGAATTGCCATGAGTGGTCGTGGCAATCAGAAGAATTAGGGTCAAAAGGAGCGTTTTGAACCCTGAGGGGCAACCCATTCTCATCCACATCGTGTCAACCTCCTGATTCTTGATTGATCGTGCAGAGATAGATGGTATCTTCTGGCTCTCATTTTGGCAACCGCAGACTGCAAGAGACGCCTCCGGCCGGCAGACCGGCGATAGAGGCCATGGTTCCAGTTTCCCGGGTTTCGGGGAACACCCTTGCCCCCGAACGACATTGCAGAAGCGGTGGGCCAGCCATAAAGACCTTGACATACGACTAACTTACGCATATAATCGTAAGTATGAAGATTCCTTACCTTACTCCCAGACAGAGATCCATTGTACGGTTTATCCAGGAGTATTCAGATCTCCACGGGCGAGCTCCCACACAACGGGAGATTGCAGAACACCTGGGCCTTTCATCCTTAGGGACCGTACAGAGCCATATCATGGCGCTCTCCAGAAAAGGCATCCTCCTTAAGGAATGGAACCAGAACCGCTCCCTCCGCCTTGTCCATCCCTTTCCCCTGGAGCCCGGAGGCGCAGTGGAACTCCGCCTGGCCGGCCAGGTGGCGGCGGGCAAACCCATCGAAGCGATCCTCGATTATGAGACGGTGAAAGTTCCGGAGGAACTCCTGGGGCGGGGCGAGAATTTCGCACTCCGGGTGAAGGGGGACTCCATGATCGGCGACGGGATCTGCGACGGCGACGTGATCATTGTCCGCCGTAGTGAAGACGCCGAGAATGGTCAGACCGTCGTAGCCCTCATCGACGAGCATGAGGCCACGGTCAAAAGGTTTCGCCGCAACGGAGACGGCACGGTCACCCTGAGCCCGACCAATCCGGCCTATGAGGAGATGGTGTGCGAAGAGAGCCGGGTTGCCATTCAGGGGATCGTGGTCGGCCTTCTTAGAAAGTATCCGTGAGAAACCGTTCAATCGCTTCGCTCGTCTTCAAACGACTGAAGGGAACGGATAGGATGCCATGAACCGCCGTCTCCTCCATATCTCTGTACCTGAATTCCCCGTGGCAGTCGAAAGGGTGGCCGACCCTTCCCTCAGAAACCGCCCGGTGGCGGTTGCCACATCACTCTGTTCTGACGGACGGATCATCGCCTCCTCTCGCGAGGCCGGCAGTGAAAGCGTCTTTCCCTCTCTTGCCGTCGGGCAAGCCATGAGGCGGTGCCGGAACCTGGTGGTTCTCCCCTACAACGGCCCTCTTTACCAGACCGCCTATCATGCCATGCTCCGGGAATGCAGGACTTTCTCCCCTCTTATTGAGCCGTACCGCCATGGTCATGCCTATCTCGACATCAGCGGTATGGGAAGGCTGATGGGCCGGAGCCTCGATATAGCCCTCCATCTCTGCAGAGAGATCCGGCAAAAACTCGGGATTCCCGCACGATCCGGAATCGGAAGCAGCAAACTCATCAGTCGGGTGGCTGATACGGCCGCCGAGTCAGAACCGGTCTTTGAAGTTTTGGAGGGCTCTGAAAGACTCTTTCTCGAACCCCTGAGTGTTCGGGTGCTGACGGGATTTGCCGGGGAGATCACACGACAGCTCCTGGAGTTGAACCTCCACCTCGTGAGAGACGTGGCGGCCATTCCAGTGGAGCAGATGGTCTCGGTCTTCGGCAATTTCGGATACGTTCTCTTCCACCGGGCCCGCGGGGTGGACCCCTCGCCTCTGGTCCTCCCGGAACAGCCCCGAAGGCTGGAGGAGCGGATCCACCTCGCCCATGTGACCAACGACCTGGCCGTGTTGACCAGGGAAGTGATCCGAAGCGCGGACCGGCTCCTGGCAAAGCTCAGAGAACTCGACTACTTTGCTCGAAGGGCGG contains:
- the lexA gene encoding transcriptional repressor LexA, whose translation is MKIPYLTPRQRSIVRFIQEYSDLHGRAPTQREIAEHLGLSSLGTVQSHIMALSRKGILLKEWNQNRSLRLVHPFPLEPGGAVELRLAGQVAAGKPIEAILDYETVKVPEELLGRGENFALRVKGDSMIGDGICDGDVIIVRRSEDAENGQTVVALIDEHEATVKRFRRNGDGTVTLSPTNPAYEEMVCEESRVAIQGIVVGLLRKYP